From one Methanolobus chelungpuianus genomic stretch:
- a CDS encoding PGF-pre-PGF domain-containing protein, with amino-acid sequence MVNSGYFFNEWILDNFGKFSNSGSMDSLNTYINNFGNFDNSGSIYALSDVEIINSGTLTNSGRFELALWCFITNSGTIDNSGMVFSNYGHIYNENEGIINNAGTLSGIEREDYEGDFFINNAGTINNCTTGIITGLLIGNPVKTVTCTGENVPVTSITVTGAATTVENGKTLQMTATIIPADATNKDVTWSVVAGTCNATVNQAGLLTGTKAGTVTVKATSKDGSGVQSSSAVTVIEIPVTGISLLEATTTVETGKTLQMIATIYPENATNKNVIWSVETITEDAVISETGLLTGKAAGNVTVRVTSVANSNVKDSLNITVTAARTSSSKSGGGGGGSGGSGSSGEKTQNIALKDVSSIFVGKGSVKFDFKDADNDIQYIEYTSLKNSGTITATVEILKDKSTFAASSPEGVIYRHINIWLGKTGYATETNIENPVIGFKVDRNWINDKGINPAPVVLNRYSDGKWNALSTTQTGNNANYYFYQAETPGFSPFAITGVNLDETALRSTSNVTFTADESKSSVGNEAQAENSLRGLSVTVTLLIVSIACFLKRKQ; translated from the coding sequence ATGGTCAATTCCGGCTATTTCTTTAATGAGTGGATACTTGATAACTTTGGTAAATTCTCCAATTCAGGGAGTATGGACTCTCTTAATACTTATATTAATAACTTTGGTAATTTTGATAATTCAGGCAGTATTTATGCTCTTTCTGATGTTGAGATTATCAATTCTGGAACACTTACTAATTCAGGTAGATTTGAACTAGCCCTTTGGTGTTTTATTACCAATTCTGGAACAATCGATAACTCCGGCATGGTTTTCAGTAACTATGGACATATTTATAATGAAAATGAAGGTATTATCAATAATGCCGGAACACTTTCAGGTATTGAGCGGGAGGATTATGAGGGCGATTTTTTCATTAACAACGCTGGTACCATCAACAACTGTACAACAGGCATTATTACTGGACTCTTAATAGGCAATCCCGTAAAAACAGTAACCTGTACAGGTGAGAATGTTCCAGTCACATCTATTACTGTCACGGGAGCAGCAACCACTGTTGAGAATGGAAAAACGCTGCAGATGACTGCAACAATAATACCGGCGGATGCAACTAACAAAGATGTAACATGGTCAGTAGTGGCTGGTACGTGTAATGCAACTGTAAATCAGGCAGGGCTCCTGACCGGAACAAAGGCAGGGACTGTGACCGTCAAAGCAACATCCAAGGATGGTTCAGGGGTACAAAGTTCCTCAGCAGTTACAGTAATCGAAATACCCGTAACAGGTATTTCATTATTAGAGGCAACAACCACTGTCGAGACTGGAAAGACGCTACAGATGATTGCAACCATATACCCGGAGAATGCTACCAATAAGAATGTTATATGGTCCGTTGAAACTATTACAGAGGATGCTGTCATCAGCGAGACCGGACTGCTGACAGGAAAAGCAGCAGGGAATGTGACTGTAAGGGTCACATCTGTGGCGAACTCAAATGTGAAAGATTCACTCAATATCACAGTAACTGCAGCCAGAACCTCATCTTCCAAAAGTGGAGGTGGCGGTGGTGGCAGTGGAGGAAGCGGTTCCAGTGGTGAGAAGACCCAGAACATTGCATTGAAGGATGTCAGTTCGATATTTGTAGGAAAGGGCTCTGTCAAGTTTGATTTCAAGGATGCTGACAATGATATTCAGTATATCGAGTACACCTCCCTGAAGAACTCAGGCACGATAACAGCAACTGTAGAAATACTGAAAGATAAGTCCACCTTTGCAGCCTCTTCCCCGGAGGGAGTCATTTACAGGCATATTAACATCTGGCTGGGTAAAACAGGGTATGCCACAGAGACGAACATAGAAAATCCTGTCATTGGGTTCAAAGTTGACAGGAACTGGATAAACGACAAGGGCATAAACCCTGCCCCAGTTGTCCTTAACAGATATAGTGATGGCAAGTGGAACGCACTTTCTACCACGCAGACAGGAAATAATGCGAACTACTACTTCTATCAAGCCGAAACACCCGGCTTTTCGCCATTCGCCATCACAGGAGTGAATCTGGATGAAACAGCATTGCGCAGTACATCCAATGTTACATTCACTGCGGATGAAAGTAAGAGCTCAGTCGGAAATGAGGCTCAGGCAGAAAACAGCCTGCGCGGTCTTTCGGTCACTGTAACACTGCTGATAGTATCGATTGCCTGCTTCCTGAAGAGGAAGCAGTGA
- a CDS encoding C39 family peptidase, whose translation MHGEFYEDGHGGFVGIVLIDGKECLIGLLGDSMSMYESATPIVEIKASKFLTVPQRSQWELYWDGHSYDAASRACGETSAAMLEEYWSGNYPDIWEIWMYNGYDNMNAAEAQAYLSDQGVYLQRGTRSGTVSYTIGQIKNMIDSGRPFFLTEESQWGACHAVALRGYYDALIDPYFKLNDPNTLSGTNTMYWYNTDNTLFNYEENVYQYVCSSDTTSTGYSFLG comes from the coding sequence TTGCACGGAGAATTCTATGAAGATGGACATGGAGGTTTTGTTGGTATTGTACTCATTGATGGAAAAGAATGCCTGATTGGTCTCCTTGGCGACTCAATGAGCATGTATGAAAGTGCAACTCCAATAGTTGAAATAAAAGCCAGCAAGTTCTTGACAGTTCCTCAAAGAAGCCAATGGGAATTATATTGGGATGGCCATAGTTATGATGCTGCAAGTCGAGCATGTGGAGAAACCAGTGCTGCAATGCTTGAAGAGTATTGGTCTGGAAACTATCCTGATATATGGGAAATCTGGATGTACAATGGATATGATAACATGAACGCAGCCGAGGCACAGGCTTACCTATCTGACCAAGGTGTCTATCTACAAAGAGGAACAAGATCGGGAACAGTGTCTTACACCATTGGCCAGATTAAGAACATGATTGATTCAGGAAGACCGTTCTTCCTGACAGAAGAAAGCCAATGGGGAGCCTGCCACGCAGTAGCCCTCAGAGGATACTACGATGCACTTATCGACCCATACTTCAAACTGAACGATCCAAACACTTTGTCCGGAACAAACACTATGTACTGGTATAATACAGATAATACACTCTTCAATTACGAAGAAAATGTCTACCAATATGTTTGTTCAAGTGACACCACTTCAACAGGGTATTCCTTCCTAGGGTAA
- a CDS encoding class I SAM-dependent methyltransferase has translation MNHRKAVIVPVSQAEALRSELLGKGMLDHSRKIKVSSTLGEEFLEIPVTGEIACMETIEQPDPEYYIRQHSLRDLLKGTIPENDLALVPSGWHVLGKIIIVSIDERIEGHRQSIASKLLGIYPQCHTVIRDRGIEGQFRQPQREILLGTSTETTHKENGCLFRLDVTKVMFSKGNLYEKKLMSTVGSGEFIVDMFAGIGYFTIPIAVHAKPAKIYAIEINPESFTYLQENIRLNKVGHIVEAMNGDCAVLTPQGIADRVLMGYVGTTHEYLEYGIRAIKSTGGMLHYHETTPEPLIYDRPIARITEAALREGRQVDIRECRKVKKYSPGVWHVVVDAWIY, from the coding sequence ATGAATCACAGGAAAGCTGTCATTGTCCCGGTTTCACAGGCAGAGGCCCTGAGGAGTGAACTCCTGGGCAAGGGAATGCTGGACCATAGCAGGAAGATAAAGGTCAGCAGCACCCTTGGAGAGGAATTTCTGGAGATCCCTGTGACCGGAGAGATCGCCTGCATGGAAACCATTGAGCAGCCAGACCCCGAGTATTATATCAGGCAGCATTCCCTTAGAGACCTCCTTAAGGGTACCATCCCGGAAAATGACCTCGCCCTTGTTCCTTCCGGCTGGCATGTCCTGGGGAAAATAATCATTGTCAGTATCGATGAGCGCATCGAGGGACATAGGCAGTCCATAGCCAGTAAACTGCTTGGGATATATCCCCAGTGCCATACGGTGATCCGGGACCGCGGGATAGAGGGACAGTTCAGGCAGCCCCAAAGGGAGATACTGCTGGGCACATCCACAGAGACCACCCATAAAGAGAACGGCTGCCTTTTCAGGCTCGATGTCACAAAGGTGATGTTCTCAAAGGGCAACCTCTACGAAAAGAAGCTGATGAGCACCGTGGGCTCCGGGGAGTTCATCGTGGACATGTTCGCAGGAATAGGCTATTTTACCATACCTATCGCGGTCCATGCAAAACCCGCAAAGATATACGCAATAGAGATAAACCCCGAGTCCTTCACATACTTGCAGGAGAACATCCGGCTGAACAAGGTCGGGCACATCGTGGAAGCAATGAACGGGGACTGTGCAGTGCTCACGCCGCAGGGAATCGCCGACAGGGTGCTCATGGGATATGTCGGCACAACCCATGAGTATCTTGAATATGGGATAAGGGCGATCAAGAGCACCGGAGGCATGCTGCATTATCATGAGACCACACCGGAGCCACTGATCTATGACAGACCGATAGCCAGGATAACGGAAGCAGCGCTGCGCGAGGGCAGGCAGGTGGATATCAGGGAATGCAGGAAAGTGAAGAAATACTCTCCGGGCGTCTGGCACGTGGTTGTGGACGCGTGGATATATTGA
- a CDS encoding ArsR family transcriptional regulator, translating to MNNGDSTAIFSTEAGFIALNGSVKIKILDFLKTGSRSFDEIVAHTGKAKATISVHLKDLKSCNLLEEQIDPDDRRKKIYSLKCHYLACSQEPGVRYYSDMLDIIASSDIERYGSLKCVFYAVQYGFLAHGINCNPIMRDIGRDVGRSLSNNLISNHPDDLFEEMMLFWEKNNIGRFAVIEKDPLKIAVYDFFDCRSLPIKAKVLCSFVQGVFEGVLSDKFEVECTMEVVSDCTQGCEACFFVRR from the coding sequence ATGAATAATGGAGACAGTACTGCTATTTTTTCCACAGAAGCTGGTTTCATTGCATTGAACGGTTCTGTCAAAATAAAGATACTGGATTTCTTAAAAACGGGCTCCAGGTCTTTCGATGAGATTGTCGCCCATACCGGGAAGGCAAAAGCAACCATATCCGTCCATCTCAAAGACTTAAAATCGTGTAATCTTCTTGAGGAGCAGATAGACCCCGATGACAGGCGTAAGAAGATCTATTCATTGAAATGTCATTACCTGGCATGTTCTCAGGAACCTGGTGTAAGATACTACAGCGACATGCTGGATATCATCGCCTCCAGTGATATTGAAAGGTATGGCAGCCTCAAATGCGTTTTCTATGCCGTACAATATGGTTTTCTCGCTCACGGTATCAATTGCAACCCCATAATGCGGGACATTGGCAGGGATGTGGGAAGGAGCCTTTCCAATAACCTCATTTCCAATCATCCTGACGACCTGTTCGAGGAAATGATGCTGTTCTGGGAAAAGAACAACATAGGGAGGTTTGCAGTTATCGAGAAGGATCCGCTTAAGATAGCTGTCTATGATTTTTTTGATTGCAGGTCACTACCTATAAAAGCCAAAGTGCTCTGTTCTTTTGTGCAGGGTGTTTTTGAAGGGGTTTTAAGTGACAAGTTCGAGGTGGAATGCACCATGGAAGTTGTCTCTGACTGTACCCAGGGCTGTGAAGCATGCTTTTTTGTCAGGCGCTGA
- a CDS encoding DUF2110 family protein, whose product MMTKTRLLIKIYGTRERAIHAAQILLDNDLKELDAEVTFLASEDGWLTLEISGEDEEFAANFLAGKHGSPLKELKKGELCKGVVSSIESDRIIIDVGVPVAVMQASLASLGTGEAKQVASRFGIITHLPMEIEIEDPQKSTGRLSKRQLDTLWGWKKSGYDHVTANSVTRSELKAAIKKTGHARDIFGIERLGLMEHLITCRQGTDGPGIVAAIGRHVKGELGVIRAA is encoded by the coding sequence ATGATGACAAAGACCCGATTATTGATAAAGATCTATGGCACCAGGGAGCGTGCCATCCATGCTGCGCAGATCCTGCTGGATAACGACCTCAAGGAACTTGATGCAGAAGTCACTTTTCTGGCATCGGAAGATGGCTGGCTCACACTGGAGATAAGCGGAGAGGATGAAGAGTTCGCCGCCAACTTCCTTGCCGGCAAGCATGGTTCCCCATTAAAGGAACTGAAAAAAGGCGAGCTCTGTAAAGGCGTTGTAAGTTCCATTGAGAGCGATCGCATCATTATTGATGTAGGAGTACCTGTTGCCGTCATGCAGGCCAGCCTTGCATCACTGGGTACAGGAGAAGCGAAACAGGTAGCCTCCCGCTTTGGGATCATAACCCACCTGCCCATGGAGATAGAAATAGAGGACCCGCAGAAGTCTACAGGCCGCCTGTCCAAGAGGCAGCTTGATACCCTCTGGGGATGGAAGAAGTCAGGCTACGACCACGTGACAGCCAATTCCGTAACAAGGTCAGAGCTAAAGGCAGCCATCAAGAAGACGGGTCACGCAAGAGACATATTTGGTATCGAGCGCCTTGGCTTAATGGAGCACCTGATAACGTGCCGCCAGGGGACAGACGGCCCCGGCATTGTTGCAGCTATTGGCAGGCATGTAAAAGGGGAACTGGGCGTGATCAGGGCGGCCTGA
- a CDS encoding MarR family transcriptional regulator, whose translation MTKEYAEQLFLQEKPVLALLAIWSFQKTYASVITKEINSTFAHTTKILSKMEEHDLVRFSIEGRVKYVELTEHGYKVVDALKDLIIALEGEMAESLEEEMEEQKAAPAFNPGSLEDRISRLHDNISSVFEETKYNGADPDSVRRKIGPFSRDIQLLINSIEQYQDELDDASLDRLSRIQDIFDTVMKQKVESG comes from the coding sequence ATGACAAAGGAATATGCAGAACAACTTTTTTTACAGGAGAAACCCGTACTTGCACTTCTTGCTATCTGGTCTTTCCAGAAGACCTATGCGTCGGTAATAACCAAAGAGATCAATTCGACATTTGCCCATACCACCAAGATACTCTCAAAGATGGAGGAGCACGATCTGGTAAGATTCTCCATTGAGGGACGGGTTAAATATGTGGAGCTGACAGAGCACGGCTACAAGGTGGTGGATGCGCTGAAGGACCTTATAATAGCCCTTGAAGGAGAGATGGCTGAAAGCCTCGAGGAGGAAATGGAAGAGCAGAAAGCTGCGCCTGCTTTCAATCCCGGCTCCCTCGAGGACAGGATATCAAGACTGCACGATAACATAAGTTCTGTGTTCGAGGAGACAAAATACAACGGTGCAGACCCTGATTCCGTGAGGAGGAAGATCGGTCCTTTCAGCAGGGACATCCAGCTTCTTATCAATAGTATCGAGCAGTACCAGGATGAGCTTGACGACGCATCACTGGACAGGCTGTCCCGGATACAGGACATATTCGATACTGTTATGAAGCAGAAAGTGGAATCCGGGTAA
- a CDS encoding tRNA (guanine(10)-N(2))-dimethyltransferase: MNIRAVREGETEVLVPVHLEDVSFPPSQAPVFYNPAMELNRDISVAATAAFVKELSARRNMALSDITYVDALSASGIRGLRIANETGIHATLNDWSEDAYQLIRQNIGHLGLEDRVEATRRNANVLLHENRYNIVDIDPFGTPAPFLAAAARSAVHLLEVTATDTAPLCGAHLHSGIRKYSAVPFNNEYHSEMGVRILLGKITRELSVNDRAMSPLLSHATRHYVRTYLKIDKGAKRTDSMLEQLGYIAHCPSCGSRQAFSGIALFIPKECTRCSSERILAGPLWLGSLHQPEFCNMVLNEIENRNLGTKEQARKLIELCRDELDVPMFYDQHIICKRIGVSPSEIEGFLTALRDRGFAASRTHFSGTSFKTDADIGKIEDILFSLR, encoded by the coding sequence ATGAATATAAGGGCTGTCAGAGAGGGTGAAACTGAAGTACTCGTTCCAGTTCATTTGGAAGATGTCTCTTTTCCACCCTCCCAGGCTCCTGTTTTTTACAATCCCGCCATGGAACTCAACCGGGACATTTCCGTGGCTGCTACGGCTGCTTTCGTGAAGGAGCTCTCTGCACGCCGTAATATGGCGCTTTCCGATATAACCTACGTCGATGCGCTTTCAGCCTCAGGTATACGAGGACTGAGAATCGCTAACGAGACTGGCATCCACGCAACCCTGAACGACTGGAGTGAGGACGCTTACCAGCTTATAAGGCAGAACATAGGACACCTTGGCCTTGAAGACAGGGTCGAGGCGACCCGCAGGAATGCCAATGTACTGCTGCATGAGAACAGGTACAACATTGTTGACATTGACCCGTTCGGGACACCTGCACCCTTCCTGGCTGCTGCAGCACGTTCTGCAGTACACCTGCTTGAGGTCACTGCCACGGATACCGCCCCTTTGTGTGGCGCACACCTGCACTCAGGCATTCGCAAGTACTCTGCTGTCCCCTTCAACAACGAATATCATAGCGAGATGGGAGTACGCATCCTGCTGGGAAAGATAACCAGGGAGCTCTCTGTCAATGACAGGGCCATGAGCCCTCTGCTGTCACATGCAACACGCCACTATGTGCGTACCTATCTTAAGATAGACAAGGGGGCAAAGAGAACTGACAGCATGCTGGAGCAGCTGGGATACATTGCCCATTGCCCGTCCTGCGGTTCGAGGCAGGCCTTTTCAGGGATAGCCCTGTTCATTCCGAAGGAGTGCACGCGCTGTTCTTCGGAAAGGATCCTTGCAGGGCCTCTGTGGCTTGGGAGCCTGCACCAGCCTGAATTCTGCAACATGGTCCTGAATGAGATAGAGAACCGTAACCTGGGCACAAAGGAGCAGGCAAGGAAGCTGATAGAGCTGTGCAGGGACGAGCTTGATGTCCCGATGTTCTACGACCAGCACATCATCTGTAAAAGGATAGGAGTCTCACCTTCTGAGATCGAAGGCTTTCTTACCGCGTTGAGAGACAGGGGATTCGCCGCATCAAGGACACATTTCAGCGGGACCTCGTTTAAGACAGACGCAGACATCGGTAAGATAGAGGATATATTGTTCTCACTCCGATAA
- a CDS encoding metallophosphoesterase family protein — MRLFAIADPHGNYSAILPLLEKAGIIDAVLIAGDITNFGPPEKASELIGMFSQKIMAVPGNCDPLSMAQFLDSSCASLHDKVENFKGITFAGFGGSNPTPFCTPFEIEECDIGERLDQLMHDALRMQQPVVLLTHAPPYGVLDTVGENHVGCRSLARYLGRVSLIVCGHIHEARGIREQNGTIVINPGMAASGYAALIDIENLLHAEERPRIDIRLIKA, encoded by the coding sequence ATGAGATTATTCGCAATCGCAGACCCGCATGGTAACTATTCCGCCATCCTGCCCCTGCTTGAAAAGGCAGGGATCATAGATGCAGTGCTTATCGCAGGAGATATCACCAATTTTGGACCTCCGGAGAAAGCTTCGGAACTTATCGGGATGTTCAGCCAGAAAATAATGGCCGTACCCGGGAACTGTGATCCCCTGTCGATGGCACAGTTCCTTGATAGTTCCTGTGCCAGCCTCCATGATAAAGTGGAAAACTTCAAAGGCATCACTTTTGCAGGGTTCGGCGGGTCGAACCCAACACCCTTCTGCACACCCTTTGAGATAGAGGAGTGCGATATCGGAGAACGGCTTGATCAGCTCATGCATGACGCACTGAGAATGCAGCAGCCTGTCGTGCTCCTTACCCACGCCCCTCCTTACGGGGTCCTTGATACCGTTGGCGAGAACCATGTAGGCTGCAGGTCGCTGGCCAGATACCTGGGCAGGGTCAGCCTGATAGTATGCGGGCACATCCACGAGGCAAGAGGGATCAGGGAACAGAACGGGACCATAGTTATCAACCCCGGGATGGCAGCATCCGGATATGCAGCCCTGATCGACATAGAAAACCTTCTCCACGCCGAAGAGAGACCAAGGATAGATATCAGGCTCATAAAAGCCTGA
- a CDS encoding TIGR00266 family protein — protein MADEIDYNIIGNDMQLVEIELDPGESVRAEAGAMMYMGPGIKMETSTGGGLFKGLKRALSGESFFITSYVHEGSGKGYVAFGAPYPGKIIPLDLKALGGRFLCQKDSFLCAAKGVDIEVALTKKIGAGLFGGEGFILQRLTGDGLAFVHAGGTIIKKELKAGEIIRVDTGCIVAFDEHVDYNIQLVGGFKNALFGGEGLVLATLKGPGTVYLQSLPFSRLADRIVAAANFQRRDESRGGLGGLIGGDNSF, from the coding sequence ATGGCAGATGAGATTGATTACAATATAATCGGAAATGATATGCAGCTTGTAGAGATAGAGCTCGACCCAGGAGAATCCGTAAGGGCAGAGGCCGGTGCTATGATGTACATGGGGCCTGGCATAAAAATGGAGACTTCCACAGGAGGAGGACTTTTCAAAGGATTGAAAAGAGCACTGTCAGGCGAGAGTTTCTTCATTACAAGCTACGTGCACGAGGGATCAGGAAAAGGATATGTTGCTTTCGGAGCACCATACCCGGGAAAGATAATACCCCTTGACCTGAAGGCCCTTGGAGGGCGCTTCCTGTGCCAGAAAGACTCCTTCCTGTGCGCTGCAAAGGGTGTGGATATAGAAGTGGCGCTGACCAAGAAGATAGGAGCCGGCCTTTTCGGAGGCGAGGGATTCATACTCCAGAGGCTCACAGGTGACGGGCTCGCCTTTGTGCACGCCGGCGGGACCATCATCAAGAAAGAACTTAAGGCGGGCGAGATCATCAGGGTCGATACGGGATGTATAGTAGCATTCGACGAACATGTGGACTATAACATCCAGCTGGTCGGCGGATTCAAGAATGCCCTCTTCGGAGGAGAAGGGCTGGTGCTTGCGACCCTGAAAGGTCCTGGAACAGTTTACCTGCAGAGCCTTCCGTTCTCGCGTCTTGCAGACAGGATAGTGGCCGCAGCAAACTTCCAGCGCAGGGACGAGTCCAGGGGAGGCCTGGGCGGGCTGATCGGAGGAGACAATTCCTTCTGA
- a CDS encoding aminotransferase class I/II-fold pyridoxal phosphate-dependent enzyme — MRGGQAGQLTGGEEIPESDILDFSVSLNPLGSPFRYERSGLDMVAILEKAVRKLEQYPDNRYLELRSAASSFIGSGAGPDNIVPGNGSCELFRLVLESVAEEGDMVIVPMPCAAEYYRTCEALGAVPHKIRLHEMLHLPKRTLEKAKVIFFSNPNNPTGELVSRDRIREFALRCAEQGTLLVVDESFIELSDPSQSVADLAANNDHLLVTRSIVNAFSLPGIRFSYAVTSVPMASRLNAARLSWNIGAVTEEIAGAVLGMEGGANSDYLVRSRNFIREERQYISDRLSSLYGFNPLKSSANFILVNMEEHFMDSERFTKCFASRGILVRECSDFFEGQKHFIRISVRSRDDFEKLISRLDEVYAESSREEAREKLEETLEQGPERIAATRGTCGYYPCHFLGQDCTFCFCPFYACNDERTGGKWIDSATGGKVWSCEHCTLLHQPQVAEKILDVLMEDGDTDENIRKAWAEVVMPLL; from the coding sequence ATGCGCGGAGGGCAGGCTGGTCAGCTTACCGGAGGTGAGGAAATCCCGGAATCAGATATTCTTGATTTCAGTGTGAGCCTGAATCCCCTGGGAAGCCCCTTCAGGTATGAGAGAAGCGGCCTTGATATGGTTGCTATCCTGGAAAAAGCAGTGAGGAAGCTGGAACAATACCCGGACAACAGGTATCTCGAACTAAGGTCTGCAGCCTCCAGTTTTATCGGAAGCGGTGCCGGACCGGACAATATAGTGCCCGGCAACGGTTCATGCGAATTGTTCAGGCTCGTACTTGAATCTGTCGCTGAGGAGGGGGACATGGTCATAGTCCCGATGCCCTGTGCTGCCGAATACTACCGTACCTGTGAGGCCCTCGGTGCCGTGCCTCATAAGATCCGGCTGCATGAGATGCTCCATCTGCCAAAGAGGACGCTTGAGAAGGCGAAAGTGATCTTTTTCTCCAATCCCAATAATCCCACAGGTGAACTGGTATCAAGGGACAGGATCCGTGAATTTGCCCTAAGGTGTGCAGAACAGGGAACGCTGCTTGTGGTTGACGAGTCATTCATAGAGCTGTCGGATCCCTCGCAGAGCGTTGCAGACCTTGCTGCGAACAACGATCATCTATTAGTGACCCGTTCCATAGTGAACGCTTTCTCCCTCCCGGGTATCAGGTTCTCCTATGCTGTTACATCCGTTCCCATGGCTTCACGACTGAACGCTGCAAGGCTTTCCTGGAATATCGGAGCGGTCACTGAAGAGATTGCCGGGGCTGTTCTTGGCATGGAGGGCGGTGCGAACAGCGACTACCTTGTCAGGTCGCGTAATTTTATCCGGGAGGAGCGCCAGTATATCAGTGATCGCCTTTCATCCCTGTACGGCTTTAATCCTCTCAAAAGCAGTGCCAACTTCATCCTGGTGAACATGGAAGAGCATTTCATGGATTCGGAACGCTTCACAAAGTGTTTTGCATCCCGCGGGATCCTTGTCAGGGAATGCAGCGATTTCTTTGAAGGGCAAAAGCACTTTATACGGATATCGGTACGCTCAAGGGATGATTTCGAGAAACTGATCTCCAGGCTGGACGAGGTCTACGCTGAGTCAAGCCGTGAAGAGGCCAGGGAAAAGCTTGAGGAGACCCTTGAACAAGGTCCTGAGAGGATCGCTGCGACCAGAGGAACATGCGGATACTATCCCTGCCATTTCCTTGGTCAGGACTGTACCTTTTGCTTCTGTCCCTTCTATGCATGCAATGACGAGAGGACAGGCGGGAAATGGATAGACAGTGCAACCGGCGGCAAAGTATGGAGCTGTGAGCATTGCACACTGCTTCACCAGCCACAGGTGGCGGAGAAGATACTGGATGTCCTCATGGAGGACGGAGATACGGATGAGAATATCCGCAAAGCATGGGCAGAGGTGGTCATGCCCCTTCTTTAA